Proteins found in one Zea mays cultivar B73 chromosome 1, Zm-B73-REFERENCE-NAM-5.0, whole genome shotgun sequence genomic segment:
- the LOC103632224 gene encoding endo-1,4-beta-xylanase 5-like, translated as MEERGVPAMGRTLFLPLLWIAMLTSAARVVQCLPYDYSSSSECLPEPLEPQYGGGILRNANFSAGLQGWSAFGYGAVEEGLSATGNGYGVARNRTRPYQSVSQKVYLQNDTHYTLSAWLQVSNGSADVRAVVKTDGEFIHAGAVEARSGCWSILKGGLTAPASGAAELYFESNATVDIWVDSVSLQPFSREEWAAHHHAAIKSARKKTVRLRARDSAGKPVPGAQVRVEHVRSGFPLGSAMSAEILQSPAYQRWFTSRFTVTTFENEMKWYSTERVQGREDYSVPDAMLRFAKSHGIAVRGHNVFWDQPSQQPAWVRSLSQRQLQQATARRIRSVMSRYAGQVIAWDVVNENLHFQFFEDKFGWDASAEFYRRAHQMDGQALMSMNEYNTLEWPGDTLAGPSKYLGKLFQIKKFPGNANDARMAIGLEGHFSVPSIPYIRAALDTMSKANAPIWLTEIDVAPGPNQAHYLEQILREVYAHPAVHGIILWTARHPQGCYVMCLTDDNFRNLPTGDVVDKLIAEWKTHSLAGVADADGYYEAELFHGDYKVTVSHPVANSTVVQSLSIDRETDTDSEYTIHV; from the exons ATGGAAGAGAGAGGGGTTCCAGCAATGGGGAGAACCTTGTTCCTGCCGCTGCTGTGGATCGCCATGCTGACGAGTG CTGCTCGCGTGGTGCAATGTCTTCCTTACGACTACTCGTCCAGCTCTGAG TGCTTGCCGGAGCCGCTGGAGCCTCAGTACGGCGGCGGCATCCTCCGGAACGCCAACTTCAGCGCGGGCCTCCAGGGCTGGTCGGCGTTCGGGTACGGCGCAGTGGAGGAAGGCCTGTCAGCGACCGGCAACGGCTACGGCGTGGCGCGGAACCGGACGCGGCCGTACCAGAGCGTCAGCCAGAAGGTGTACCTGCAGAACGACACGCACTACACCCTGTCAG CTTGGTTGCAGGTCAGCAATGGTAGCGCCGATGTCAGAGCCGTGGTGAAGACCGACGGCGAGTTCATCCACGCCGGCGCCGTCGAAGCGCGGTCCGGCTGCTGGTCCATCCTCAAAGGCGGCCTCACCGCGCCCGCATCCGGGGCGGCAGAACTCTACTTCGAG AGCAACGCGACGGTGGACATATGGGTGGACAGCGTCTCGCTGCAGCCTTTCTCCCGGGAGGAGTGGGCGGCGCACCACCACGCGGCCATCAAGTCGGCGCGCAAGAAGACGGTGCGGCTGCGCGCCAGGGACTCCGCCGGCAAGCCGGTGCCCGGCGCGCAGGTGCGCGTCGAGCACGTGCGGAGCGGCTTCCCGCTGGGGTCGGCCATGAGCGCGGAGATCCTGCAGAGCCCGGCGTACCAGCGGTGGTTCACGTCGCGGTTCACGGTGACCACCTTCGAGAACGAGATGAAGTGGTACAGCACGGAGCGGGTGCAGGGCCGCGAGGACTACTCGGTCCCCGACGCGATGCTCAGGTTCGCCAAGAGCCACGGCATCGCCGTGCGCGGCCACAACGTGTTCTGGGACCAGCCGAGCCAGCAGCCGGCGTGGGTGCGGTCGCTGTCGCAGCGGCAGCTCCAGCAGGCGACGGCGCGGCGGATCCGGTCGGTCATGTCGCGCTACGCCGGGCAGGTGATCGCGTGGGACGTGGTGAACGAGAACCTCCACTTCCAGTTCTTCGAGGACAAGTTCGGGTGGGACGCGTCGGCGGAGTTCTACCGCAGGGCGCACCAGATGGACGGGCAGGCGCTCATGTCCATGAACGAGTACAACACGCTGGAGTGGCCCGGGGACACGTTGGCCGGGCCCAGCAAGTACCTGGGCAAGCTGTTCCAGATCAAGAAGTTCCCGGGCAACGCCAACGACGCCAGGATGGCCATCGGCCTCGAGGGCCACTTCTCCGTGCCCAGCATCCCCTACATCCGCGCCGCGCTCGACACCATGTCAAAGGCCAACGCGCCCATCTGGCTCACCGAGATCGACGTCGCGCCGGGGCCCAACCAGGCGCACTACCTGGAGCAGATACTCAGGGAGGTGTACGCGCACCCGGCCGTGCACGGCATCATCCTCTGGACGGCGCGCCACCCGCAGGGGTGCTACGTCATGTGCCTCACCGACGACAACTTCAGGAACCTCCCCACCGGCGACGTCGTCGACAAGCTCATCGCCGAGTGGAAGACGCACTCGCTCGCCGGCGTGGCGGACGCCGACGGCTACTACGAGGCCGAGCTGTTCCACGGGGACTACAAGGTCACCGTCAGCCACCCGGTGGCCAACTCCACCGTGGTGCAGAGCCTGAGCATCGACAGGGAGACCGACACTGATAGCGAGTACACCATACACGTCTAG
- the LOC100276830 gene encoding elongator complex protein 5 isoform X1 codes for MRRRNLDANALDRCVRILDCYSDPLGWKQKIQNQQHQGNSAKQFSTNKDNITVYRSVKDVTKLMSSTTELGGGFEGEGKTYFSVAVDSISSMLRHASVSSISGLLSNLRSHEQVSSIFWMIHSDLHEPKVPRAFECLSTMVACVEPALVDPVCGESPGNMSILEQNYSKAKFIVRLKRRNGRVKHLYENLYIEGNDIKFDSAPSVSIEVNQSLVPKVQFNLELSEKERSDRANVVLPFEHQGNGQPIHIYDGRRSLPEAQRDPNLTAPPLVDEVKNPKSGTAKGEIHYFRDSDDEQPDSDEDPDDDLDI; via the exons ATGCGCCGCCGCAACCTTGACGCAAATGCTTTGGACCGATG TGTTAGAatattggattgctactctgaCCCACTTGGATGGAAGCAGAAGATTCAAAATCAGCAGCATCAAGGGAACAGTGCAAAGCAGTTCTCAACAAATAAAGATAATATTACTGTTTATAGAAGTGTGAAGGATGTTACAAAATTGATGTCCTCCACTACTGAACTTGGAGGAG GTTTTGAAGGAGAAGGCAAAACATATTTTTCTGTGGCTGTTGACTCA ATTAGCTCCATGTTAAGGCATGCTTCAGTGTCATCAATTTCAGGCCTTCTTAGTAACCTTCGAAGCCATG AACAAGTATCATCAATCTTTTGGATGATACATTCAGACCTCCATGAGCCCAAGGTACCCCGAGCATTTGAATGTCTTTCTACTATGGTTGCTTGTGTGGAGCCAGCACTTGTGGATCCTGTTTGTGGAGAGAGTCCGGGAAACATGTCTATCCTTGAGCAAAATTATTCAAAAGCAAAATTTATTGTTCGCCTTAAACGACGAAATGGACGGGTGAAGCACCTT TACGAGAACCTGTATATTGAGGGGAATGATATCAAATTTGATTCGGCTCCTTCTGTAAGTATAGAAGTGAACCAAAGTCTAGTGCCTAAG GTTCAGTTCAATCTTGAGCTGTCAGAGAAGGAGCGTAGCGACAGGGCAAATGTTGTTCTTCCTTTCGAACATCAAG GAaatggccaaccaattcatataTATGATGGTCGCCGGTCCCTACCTGAGGCTCAACGTGACCCCAATTTAACTGCACCGCCCCTTGTGGATGAAGTAAAAAATCCCAAATCTGGAACTGCAAAGGGTGAAATACATTACTTCCGTGATTCAGATGACGAGCAACCTGACTCGGATGAAGATCCAGATGATGATTTGGACATATAA
- the LOC100276830 gene encoding Elongator complex protein 5, whose translation MAEAVVRCLRDGRLDGEHAPALAVEGSLKCCPLAAGAMLHIAAAFASQVAAGKAQARGLVVVAFDRSPQVYLEFMRRRNLDANALDRCVRILDCYSDPLGWKQKIQNQQHQGNSAKQFSTNKDNITVYRSVKDVTKLMSSTTELGGGFEGEGKTYFSVAVDSISSMLRHASVSSISGLLSNLRSHEQVSSIFWMIHSDLHEPKVPRAFECLSTMVACVEPALVDPVCGESPGNMSILEQNYSKAKFIVRLKRRNGRVKHLYENLYIEGNDIKFDSAPSVSIEVNQSLVPKVQFNLELSEKERSDRANVVLPFEHQGNGQPIHIYDGRRSLPEAQRDPNLTAPPLVDEVKNPKSGTAKGEIHYFRDSDDEQPDSDEDPDDDLDI comes from the exons ATGGCGGAGGCGGTCGTGAGGTGCCTCCGGGACGGACGGCTCGACGGCGAGCACGCGCCGGCACTGGCTGTGGAGGGATCACTCAAGTGCTGCCCGCTCGCGGCGGGTGCGATGCTCCACATCGCGGCCGCATTCGCCTCCCAGGTCGCCGCAGGGAAGGCGCAGGCCAG GGGACTGGTGGTTGTGGCGTTTGATCGGAGCCCACAGGTGTACCTGGAATTCATGCGCCGCCGCAACCTTGACGCAAATGCTTTGGACCGATG TGTTAGAatattggattgctactctgaCCCACTTGGATGGAAGCAGAAGATTCAAAATCAGCAGCATCAAGGGAACAGTGCAAAGCAGTTCTCAACAAATAAAGATAATATTACTGTTTATAGAAGTGTGAAGGATGTTACAAAATTGATGTCCTCCACTACTGAACTTGGAGGAG GTTTTGAAGGAGAAGGCAAAACATATTTTTCTGTGGCTGTTGACTCA ATTAGCTCCATGTTAAGGCATGCTTCAGTGTCATCAATTTCAGGCCTTCTTAGTAACCTTCGAAGCCATG AACAAGTATCATCAATCTTTTGGATGATACATTCAGACCTCCATGAGCCCAAGGTACCCCGAGCATTTGAATGTCTTTCTACTATGGTTGCTTGTGTGGAGCCAGCACTTGTGGATCCTGTTTGTGGAGAGAGTCCGGGAAACATGTCTATCCTTGAGCAAAATTATTCAAAAGCAAAATTTATTGTTCGCCTTAAACGACGAAATGGACGGGTGAAGCACCTT TACGAGAACCTGTATATTGAGGGGAATGATATCAAATTTGATTCGGCTCCTTCTGTAAGTATAGAAGTGAACCAAAGTCTAGTGCCTAAG GTTCAGTTCAATCTTGAGCTGTCAGAGAAGGAGCGTAGCGACAGGGCAAATGTTGTTCTTCCTTTCGAACATCAAG GAaatggccaaccaattcatataTATGATGGTCGCCGGTCCCTACCTGAGGCTCAACGTGACCCCAATTTAACTGCACCGCCCCTTGTGGATGAAGTAAAAAATCCCAAATCTGGAACTGCAAAGGGTGAAATACATTACTTCCGTGATTCAGATGACGAGCAACCTGACTCGGATGAAGATCCAGATGATGATTTGGACATATAA
- the LOC100282574 gene encoding ischemia/reperfusion inducible protein (The RefSeq protein has 4 substitutions compared to this genomic sequence), translating into MKACAKAAGERLPLVCAPSTRQPLARSFVKVRRLPSQHETKSQVSCSVRVSENTAHRIDATAENIFPAMKDHVLKATDAINRGEVIAVPTDTIYGFACDACSAGAVNRIYEIKGRIQTRPLAICVGDVSDISRFALVDHLPHGLLDSLLPGPVTIVLKRGENSILERSLNPGLDSIGVRVPDLDFIRSIVRGTGSALALTSANLSGQPSSVCVKDFEGLWPHCSYVFDGGVLPSGRAGSTIVDLITPGVYKILRDGSSRKETAAVLGKFGFVEAL; encoded by the exons ATGAAGGCGTGTGCGAAGGCTGCGGGGGAGAGGCTGTCGCTGGTCTGTGCTCCGTCAACTAGGCAGCCTCTAGCTCGGAG CTTTGTTAAGGCAAGAAGATTACCCTCTCAACATGAGACGAAGTCACAAGTATCCTGCTCGGTTAGGGTGTCAGAAAACACAGCTCACAGAATAGATGCCACAGCAGAAAATATTTTCCCAGCAGTGAAAGATCATGTCTTGAAAGCAACTGATGCAATCAACAGAGGAGAAGTGATTGCGGTGCCTACTGATACCATATACGGGTTTGCATGTGATGCATG CTCTGCAGGAGCAGTTAATCGTATTTATGAGATCAAAGGACGCATACAAACAAGGCCTCTGGCAATTTGTGTTggtgatgtctcagacatatcacGGTTTGCTTTAGTGGACCACTTGCCACATGGCTTGCTTGATAGTCTACTTCCTGGGCCTGTCACTATTGTTCTAAAACGAG GTGAAAACAGCATATTAGAGAGATCACTTAATCCTGGCTTGGATAGCATTGGAGTTCGTGTGCCGGATCTGGATTTCATACGATCCATTGCTCGTGGTACTGGAAGTGCACTTGCACTCACCAGCGCCAACTTAAGCGGACAGCCTAGTAGTGTCTGTGTCAAAGATTTCGAGGGTTTATGGCCACATTGTTCATATGTCTTTGATGGTGGAGTACTTCCTTCTGGGCGTGCTGGTTCAACAATCGTTGATCTAATAACACCAGGAGTTTACAAGATATTGAGGGATGGAAG CTCAAGGAAGGAAACAGCAGCAGTGCTCGGCAAGTTCGGCTTTGTTGAAGCGTTGTAA
- the LOC100282574 gene encoding ischemia/reperfusion inducible protein isoform X1: protein MKACAKAAGERLSLVCAPSTRQPLARRSPCHLGPRPLDALPLLLLWDTWACFVKARRLPSQHETKSQVSCSVRVSENTAHRIDATAENIFPAVKDHVLKATDAINRGEVIAVPTDTIYGFACDACSAGAVNRIYEIKGRIQTRPLAICVGDVSDISRFALVDHLPHGLLDSLLPGPVTIVLKRGENSILERSLNPGLDSIGVRVPDLDFIRSIARGTGSALALTSANLSGQPSSVCVKDFEGLWPHCSYVFDGGVLPSGRAGSTIVDLITPGVYKILRDGSSRKETAAVLGKFGFVEAL, encoded by the exons ATGAAGGCGTGTGCGAAGGCTGCGGGGGAGAGGCTGTCGCTGGTCTGTGCTCCGTCAACTAGGCAGCCTCTAGCTCGGAG GTCTCCTTGTCATCTGGGTCCCAGGCCATTGGACGCTCTTCCCCTGCTGTTGCTCTGGGACACCTGGGCCTG CTTTGTTAAGGCAAGAAGATTACCCTCTCAACATGAGACGAAGTCACAAGTATCCTGCTCGGTTAGGGTGTCAGAAAACACAGCTCACAGAATAGATGCCACAGCAGAAAATATTTTCCCAGCAGTGAAAGATCATGTCTTGAAAGCAACTGATGCAATCAACAGAGGAGAAGTGATTGCGGTGCCTACTGATACCATATACGGGTTTGCATGTGATGCATG CTCTGCAGGAGCAGTTAATCGTATTTATGAGATCAAAGGACGCATACAAACAAGGCCTCTGGCAATTTGTGTTggtgatgtctcagacatatcacGGTTTGCTTTAGTGGACCACTTGCCACATGGCTTGCTTGATAGTCTACTTCCTGGGCCTGTCACTATTGTTCTAAAACGAG GTGAAAACAGCATATTAGAGAGATCACTTAATCCTGGCTTGGATAGCATTGGAGTTCGTGTGCCGGATCTGGATTTCATACGATCCATTGCTCGTGGTACTGGAAGTGCACTTGCACTCACCAGCGCCAACTTAAGCGGACAGCCTAGTAGTGTCTGTGTCAAAGATTTCGAGGGTTTATGGCCACATTGTTCATATGTCTTTGATGGTGGAGTACTTCCTTCTGGGCGTGCTGGTTCAACAATCGTTGATCTAATAACACCAGGAGTTTACAAGATATTGAGGGATGGAAG CTCAAGGAAGGAAACAGCAGCAGTGCTCGGCAAGTTCGGCTTTGTTGAAGCGTTGTAA
- the LOC103632236 gene encoding pentatricopeptide repeat-containing protein At2g16880, which yields MDTTTPSTSVSPAAASAPAPYSDSALVSAVADALVSASCQSSPPPMDTLLAPYLPRLTSSHHPQVIALAAANPSLASPHTLLAYRRLFSPPSCLPSLLPLLSILPYRNLLPTLLDFVPLDPLRHLHRHLLASFPTSALADAALSTYARLRLPHLAAQLLHSFRRRGCVRPSLQAANAVLSALARSPSTSPQASLDAFHSLIALRLHPNHYTFNLLVHTHCSKGTLADALSTLSKMQGFGLSPDAVTYNTLLNAHCRKGMLGEARTLLARMKKEGIVPTRATYNTLVSAYARLGWIKQATDVVEAMTAFGFEPDLWTYNVLAAGLCQAGKVDEAFKLKDEMEQLGIVSPDVVTYNTLVDACFKCQRSSDALNLLEEMREKGVKSSLVTHNIIVKGLCREGQLEEALGRLEMMTEEGLTPDVITYNTLIDASCKAGNVAKAFVLMDEMVRSGLKMDTFTLNTLLYNLCKEKRYEEAEELLRAPPQRGFVPDEVSYGTVMAAYFKEYKPEPALCLWDEMIKRKLTPSISTYNTLIKGLSTMGKLTEAIDKLNELMEMGLVPDDTTYNIIIHAYCKEGDLEKAFQFHNKMVENSFKPDVVTCNTLMNGLCLYGRLEKAMKLFESWVEKGKKVDVITYNTLIQALCKDNDVDTALRFFADMEVRGLQPDVFTYNVLLSALSEAGRSVEAQKMLHKLNESGKLYGRFFYPSIKSSVEAVETGKDPEVKSDIESVGNTQGDDQESYNKYIKELCIGGQLKEAKAVLDEMMQKGMSVDNSTYITLMEGLIKRQKRQTHAAG from the coding sequence ATGGACACCACCACACCTTCCACTTCCGTCTCGCCGGCGGCCGCATCCGCCCCCGCCCCCTACTCGGACTCAGCTCTTGTCTCGGCCGTGGCTGACGCGCTTGTCTCCGCCTCGTGCCAGTCCTCGCCGCCACCCATGGACACCCTCCTGGCCCCGTACCTCCCGCGCCTCACCTCCTCGCACCACCCGCAAGTGATCGCCCTTGCCGCCGCCAACCCATCACTCGCCTCTCCGCACACTCTCCTCGCCTACCGCCGCCTCTTTTCTCCTCCGTCCTGTCTCCCATCCCTACTCCCGCTCCTCTCCATTCTCCCCTACCGCAACCTCCTCCCAACCCTTCTCGACTTCGTCCCGCTCGACCCATTGCGCCACCTCCACCGCCACCTCCTTGCTAGCTTCCCTACAAGTGCGCTCGCCGACGCGGCGCTCTCCACGTACGCCCGCCTACGCCTCCCCCACCTCGCCGCACAACTCCTCCACTCATTCCGCCGCCGCGGGTGCGTCCGCCCCTCCCTCCAGGCAGCCAACGCCGTGCTCTCCGCACTCGCGCGCAGTCCGTCCACCTCGCCGCAGGCCTCTCTTGATGCCTTCCACTCCCTTATCGCCCTGCGGCTCCACCCCAATCACTACACCTTCAACCTCCTGGTGCACACCCACTGCTCCAAAGGCACCCTTGCCGACGCCCTCTCCACGCTGTCCAAAATGCAGGGTTTCGGCCTCTCCCCAGATGCCGTCACCTACAACACCCTCCTCAACGCTCATTGTCGCAAGGGTATGCTCGGTGAAGCGCGGACGCTGCTGGCCAGGATGAAGAAGGAGGGTATCGTGCCCACCAGGGCCACGTACAATACCCTTGTCTCAGCGTACGCGAGGCTTGGGTGGATCAAGCAGGCGACCGATGTTGTGGAAGCCATGACGGCATTCGGTTTCGAGCCTGACCTGTGGACATACAATGTGCTCGCTGCAGGGCTGTGCCAGGCAGGGAAGGTGGACGAGGCATTTAAGCTGAAGGATGAGATGGAGCAGCTTGGCATAGTATCGCCTGACGTAGTCACCTACAATACCCTTGTTGATGCATGCTTCAAGTGTCAGCGCTCTTCTGATGCACTGAATCTGCTCGAGGAAATGCGTGAGAAAGGGGTGAAGTCAAGTTTGGTCACACATAACATTATTGTGAAGGGCCTTTGCAGGGAGGGGCAATTGGAAGAGGCGTTGGGGCGTCtggaaatgatgacagaggagggATTGACACCGGATGTGATTACATACAATACATTGATTGATGCATCCTGCAAAGCCGGAAATGTTGCCAAAGCATTTGTGTTGATGGATGAGATGGTGAGAAGTGGACTCAAAATGGACACTTTCACCCTAAACACTTTGCTATATAACCTATGCAAAGAGAAACGTTACGAAGAGGCTGAGGAGCTCTTGCGTGCACCGCCGCAGAGGGGCTTTGTACCTGACGAAGTCAGCTATGGTACAGTGATGGCAGCCTACTTTAAGGAGTATAAACCAGAGCCTGCTCTGTGTCTGTGGGATGAAATGATCAAGAGGAAGTTAACGCCTAGTATTTCTACTTACAACACATTGATCAAAGGGCTTTCTACAATGGGGAAGTTGACAGaggcgattgacaaattgaatgagcTGATGGAGATGGGGTTGGTACCAGACGACACCACCTACAATATCATCATTCATGCCTACTGTAAGGAAGGGGACTTGGAGAAAGCTTTCCAGTTCCACAACAAGATGGTGGAGAATTCTTTTAAGCCAGATGTTGTTACCTGCAACACTTTAATGAATGGGCTTTGTCTGTATGGAAGGCTTGAGAAAGCGATGAAGCTTTTTGAGTCATGGGTAGAAAAAGGGAAGAAGGTTGATGTTATCACATATAACACCTTAATTCAAGCTTTGTGCAAAGATAATGATGTCGATACAGCTTTGCGTTTCTTTGCTGATATGGAGGTCAGAGGCTTGCAGCCTGATGTATTTACATACAATGTCCTGTTGTCTGCACTGTCTGAGGCAGGACGATCAGTGGAAGCACAAAAAATGCTGCATAAATTAAATGAGAGCGGAAAATTATATGGAAGATTTTTTTATCCTTCAATAAAATCCTCTGTGGAGGCAGTCGAGACAGGGAAGGACCCAGAGGTTAAATCTGACATTGAATCTGTTGGAAACACACAAGGTGATGATCAGGAGAGCTATAATAAATATATAAAGGAACTCTGCATTGGTGGGCAACTGAAAGAAGCCAAGGCTGTTTTGGATGAGATGATGCAAAAGGGCATGTCTGTTGACAATTCAACTTATATCACTTTAATGGAAGGCCTTATCAAAAGGCAAAAGAGGCAAACACATGCAGCTGGATAG